From the genome of Caretta caretta isolate rCarCar2 chromosome 27, rCarCar1.hap1, whole genome shotgun sequence, one region includes:
- the PLCD3 gene encoding 1-phosphatidylinositol 4,5-bisphosphate phosphodiesterase delta-3 isoform X2 has product MRPAGCLKQDSTGPGTEGVCSALIITGLTDDEDIKVMLKGSFLWKIKSRRRKTERFYRLQEDGLTILSESCFKRARSKQIFPIMQVDGVREGYQSEGLRKHGSFFPETQCLTIVFKGRRKNLDLAAQSEEEAKRWAQGLKKLMAKVEAMSQQEKLDHWIHDILHRADKNKDNKMTFKEIKDMLKMINIDMNDIYAYQLFQECDKSSNDRLEEHEIEEFCTLLMKRPELEELFHRYSGQDCVLSAKELGAFLQDQGEDADLAHAHTIIQTYELSEKAKQHNRMMLDGFMMYLLSAAGDILNQEHTDVYQDMSQPLCHYFISTSHNTYLTDNQIGGASSTEAYIRAFMEGCRCVELDCWEGSNGEPVIYHGHTLTSKILFRDVIEIIRDYAFKHSSYPVILSLENHCGLEQQVTMVQHMKAILGDMLLTQMLDGQVPKELPSPEQLKGKILVKGKKLPDLVCDPENMSFLSDNNEEEEEEEEEERVLRKDRRRSSHLLQEIRPLQAKDTAQISQELSDLVVYCQAVPFQSLERALRSKQACQMSSFSERKARKLIKESGNGLVRYNTRQLSRIYPLGLKMNSSNYNPQEMWNAGCQLVALNFQTPGCEMDLNHGRFLVNGRCGYVLKPSFLRSRQTSFDPESGRGPGHRATLLLVKVITAQQLPKLNNKKSSIVDPFVRVEIHGVRADCSSKQTEYKLNNGEWATDPTPWHHVILGLGPGQAKQRRPGLPLAGSPARTAGMLQAAEQGSAGGALVSTPRSSVECPGQEGSRAPWPLLAEPLPEAESRSAGVC; this is encoded by the exons ATGCGTCCAGCGGGCTGCTTGAAACAGGACTCTACGGGGCCAGGAACGGAAGGCGTTTGCTCCGCTTTAATCATCACAG GCCTGACAGATGATGAAGACATCAAGGTGATGCTGAAGGGCTCCTTTCTCTGGAAGATCAAGTCACGCAGACGGAAGACGGAGCGGTTCTACCGCTTGCAGGAGGACGGCTTGACCATCTTGTCTGAGAGCTGCTTTAAACGGGCTCGCTCCAAGCAGATCT TCCCCATCATGCAGGTGGACGGCGTGCGGGAGGGCTACCAGTCCGAGGGGCTCCGCAAGCACGGCAGTTTCTTCCCGGAGACCCAGTGCCTCACCATCGTCTTCAAGGGCCGGCGGAAGAACCTGGATCTGGCTGCCCAGAGTGAGGAGGAGGCGAAGAGGTGGGCCCAGGGGCTGAAGAAGCTGATGGCCAAGGTGGAAGCCATGAGCCAGCAAGAGAAGCTTGATCA CTGGATCCATGACATCCTGCACCGAGCCGACAAGAACAAGGACAACAAGATGACCTTCAAGGAGATCAAGGACATGCTGAAGATGATCAATATCGACATGAATGACATCTACGCCTACCAGCTCTTCCAG gaGTGCGATAAGTCCAGCAACGACCGGCTGGAGGAGCACGAGATCGAGGAGTTCTGCACCCTGCTGATGAAGCGGCCCGAGCTGGAGGAACTGTTCCACCGCTACTCGGGGCAGGACTGCGTGCTGTCGGCCAAGGAGCTGGGGGCGTTCCTGCAGGACCAGGGCGAGGATGCTGACCTGGCGCATGCCCACACCATCATCCAGACCTATGAGCTCAGCGAGAAAG CCAAACAGCACAACCGCATGATGCTGGACGGGTTCATGATGTACCTGCTGTCTGCGGCTGGTGACATCCTGAACCAGGAGCACACCGACGTCTACCAGGACATGAGCCAGCCCCTCTGCCATTACTTCATCTCCACCTCCCACAACACCTACCTGACCGACAATCAGATCGGGGGGGCCAGCAGCACGGAAGCCTACATCAG GGCGTTCATGGAGGGCTGCCGCTGTGTGGAGCTGGACTGCTGGGAGGGCTCCAACGGGGAGCCTGTCATCTACCACGGCCACACCCTGACCTCTAAGATCCTCTTCAGGGATGTCATCGAGATCATCCGGGACTATGCCTTCAAG cacTCCTCGTACCCCGTGATCCTGTCCCTGGAGAATCACTGCGGGCTGGAGCAGCAGGTGACCATGGTTCAGCACATGAAGGCAATCTTGGGAGACATGCTGCTGACCCAGATGCTGGATGGGCAGGTCCCCAAGGAGCTCCCGTCACCAGAG CAACTGAAAGGGAAGATCCTGGTGAAAGGGAAGAAGCTGCCGGACCTGGTGTGTGACCCCGAGAACATGAGCTTCCTCTCCGACAacaacgaggaggaggaggaagaggaggaagaggagcgggTGCTGCGCAAAGACCGCAGGAGG TCGTCCCATTTGCTGCAGGAGATCAGGCCACTCCAG GCGAAGGACACTGCGCAGATCTCCCAGGAGCTCTCCGACCTGGTGGTGTACTGCCAGGCCGtccccttccagagcctggaGCGTGCACTCAGGAGCAAGCAGGCCTGCCAGATGTCCTCCTTCAGCGAGAGGAAGGCCAGGAAGCTCATCAAGGAGTCAG GGAATGGCCTGGTCCGGTACAACACCCGACAGCTGAGCCGCATCTACCCCTTGGGGCTGAAGATGAACTCTTCAAACTACAACCCCCAGGAGATGTGGAACGCCGGCTGCCAGCTAG TGGCTCTCAACTTCCAGACCCCCGGCTGCGAGATGGATCTGAACCACGGGCGGTTCCTGGTGAACGGGCGCTGTGGCTACGTGCTCAAGCCCAGCTTCCTGCGGAGCCGCCAGACCTCCTTTGACCCCGAGAGCGGGCGAGGGCCTGGCCACAGAGCCACCCTGCTGCTGGTCAAG GTGATCACAGCCCAGCAGCTCCCCAAGCTGAACAACAAGAAGAGCTCCATCGTGGACCCCTTCGTGCGCGTGGAGATCCACGGCGTCCGAGCCGACTGCAGCAGTAAACAGACCGAGTACAAGCTCAACAATGGTGAGTGGGCCACAGACCCCACCCCATGGCACCATGTGATTTtggggctggggcctggccaAGCTAAGCAGAGGAGACCCGGTCTGCCACTGGCTGGGAGCCCTGCCAGGACAGCTGGAAtgctgcaggcagcagagcagggctcagcagggggcgctcttgTCAGCACCCCGAGGAGCTCTGTGGAATGCCCTGGGCAGGAGGGGAGTCGGGCCCCTTGGCCTCTCCTGGCAGAACCACTCCCCGAAGCAGAATCCAGGAGTGCCGGAGTCTGCTAA
- the PLCD3 gene encoding 1-phosphatidylinositol 4,5-bisphosphate phosphodiesterase delta-3 isoform X1 — MICGWRKKSRPERPPQHGGGTRRPDRALKNMGLTDDEDIKVMLKGSFLWKIKSRRRKTERFYRLQEDGLTILSESCFKRARSKQIFPIMQVDGVREGYQSEGLRKHGSFFPETQCLTIVFKGRRKNLDLAAQSEEEAKRWAQGLKKLMAKVEAMSQQEKLDHWIHDILHRADKNKDNKMTFKEIKDMLKMINIDMNDIYAYQLFQECDKSSNDRLEEHEIEEFCTLLMKRPELEELFHRYSGQDCVLSAKELGAFLQDQGEDADLAHAHTIIQTYELSEKAKQHNRMMLDGFMMYLLSAAGDILNQEHTDVYQDMSQPLCHYFISTSHNTYLTDNQIGGASSTEAYIRAFMEGCRCVELDCWEGSNGEPVIYHGHTLTSKILFRDVIEIIRDYAFKHSSYPVILSLENHCGLEQQVTMVQHMKAILGDMLLTQMLDGQVPKELPSPEQLKGKILVKGKKLPDLVCDPENMSFLSDNNEEEEEEEEEERVLRKDRRRSSHLLQEIRPLQAKDTAQISQELSDLVVYCQAVPFQSLERALRSKQACQMSSFSERKARKLIKESGNGLVRYNTRQLSRIYPLGLKMNSSNYNPQEMWNAGCQLVALNFQTPGCEMDLNHGRFLVNGRCGYVLKPSFLRSRQTSFDPESGRGPGHRATLLLVKVITAQQLPKLNNKKSSIVDPFVRVEIHGVRADCSSKQTEYKLNNGEWATDPTPWHHVILGLGPGQAKQRRPGLPLAGSPARTAGMLQAAEQGSAGGALVSTPRSSVECPGQEGSRAPWPLLAEPLPEAESRSAGVC; from the exons GCCTGACAGATGATGAAGACATCAAGGTGATGCTGAAGGGCTCCTTTCTCTGGAAGATCAAGTCACGCAGACGGAAGACGGAGCGGTTCTACCGCTTGCAGGAGGACGGCTTGACCATCTTGTCTGAGAGCTGCTTTAAACGGGCTCGCTCCAAGCAGATCT TCCCCATCATGCAGGTGGACGGCGTGCGGGAGGGCTACCAGTCCGAGGGGCTCCGCAAGCACGGCAGTTTCTTCCCGGAGACCCAGTGCCTCACCATCGTCTTCAAGGGCCGGCGGAAGAACCTGGATCTGGCTGCCCAGAGTGAGGAGGAGGCGAAGAGGTGGGCCCAGGGGCTGAAGAAGCTGATGGCCAAGGTGGAAGCCATGAGCCAGCAAGAGAAGCTTGATCA CTGGATCCATGACATCCTGCACCGAGCCGACAAGAACAAGGACAACAAGATGACCTTCAAGGAGATCAAGGACATGCTGAAGATGATCAATATCGACATGAATGACATCTACGCCTACCAGCTCTTCCAG gaGTGCGATAAGTCCAGCAACGACCGGCTGGAGGAGCACGAGATCGAGGAGTTCTGCACCCTGCTGATGAAGCGGCCCGAGCTGGAGGAACTGTTCCACCGCTACTCGGGGCAGGACTGCGTGCTGTCGGCCAAGGAGCTGGGGGCGTTCCTGCAGGACCAGGGCGAGGATGCTGACCTGGCGCATGCCCACACCATCATCCAGACCTATGAGCTCAGCGAGAAAG CCAAACAGCACAACCGCATGATGCTGGACGGGTTCATGATGTACCTGCTGTCTGCGGCTGGTGACATCCTGAACCAGGAGCACACCGACGTCTACCAGGACATGAGCCAGCCCCTCTGCCATTACTTCATCTCCACCTCCCACAACACCTACCTGACCGACAATCAGATCGGGGGGGCCAGCAGCACGGAAGCCTACATCAG GGCGTTCATGGAGGGCTGCCGCTGTGTGGAGCTGGACTGCTGGGAGGGCTCCAACGGGGAGCCTGTCATCTACCACGGCCACACCCTGACCTCTAAGATCCTCTTCAGGGATGTCATCGAGATCATCCGGGACTATGCCTTCAAG cacTCCTCGTACCCCGTGATCCTGTCCCTGGAGAATCACTGCGGGCTGGAGCAGCAGGTGACCATGGTTCAGCACATGAAGGCAATCTTGGGAGACATGCTGCTGACCCAGATGCTGGATGGGCAGGTCCCCAAGGAGCTCCCGTCACCAGAG CAACTGAAAGGGAAGATCCTGGTGAAAGGGAAGAAGCTGCCGGACCTGGTGTGTGACCCCGAGAACATGAGCTTCCTCTCCGACAacaacgaggaggaggaggaagaggaggaagaggagcgggTGCTGCGCAAAGACCGCAGGAGG TCGTCCCATTTGCTGCAGGAGATCAGGCCACTCCAG GCGAAGGACACTGCGCAGATCTCCCAGGAGCTCTCCGACCTGGTGGTGTACTGCCAGGCCGtccccttccagagcctggaGCGTGCACTCAGGAGCAAGCAGGCCTGCCAGATGTCCTCCTTCAGCGAGAGGAAGGCCAGGAAGCTCATCAAGGAGTCAG GGAATGGCCTGGTCCGGTACAACACCCGACAGCTGAGCCGCATCTACCCCTTGGGGCTGAAGATGAACTCTTCAAACTACAACCCCCAGGAGATGTGGAACGCCGGCTGCCAGCTAG TGGCTCTCAACTTCCAGACCCCCGGCTGCGAGATGGATCTGAACCACGGGCGGTTCCTGGTGAACGGGCGCTGTGGCTACGTGCTCAAGCCCAGCTTCCTGCGGAGCCGCCAGACCTCCTTTGACCCCGAGAGCGGGCGAGGGCCTGGCCACAGAGCCACCCTGCTGCTGGTCAAG GTGATCACAGCCCAGCAGCTCCCCAAGCTGAACAACAAGAAGAGCTCCATCGTGGACCCCTTCGTGCGCGTGGAGATCCACGGCGTCCGAGCCGACTGCAGCAGTAAACAGACCGAGTACAAGCTCAACAATGGTGAGTGGGCCACAGACCCCACCCCATGGCACCATGTGATTTtggggctggggcctggccaAGCTAAGCAGAGGAGACCCGGTCTGCCACTGGCTGGGAGCCCTGCCAGGACAGCTGGAAtgctgcaggcagcagagcagggctcagcagggggcgctcttgTCAGCACCCCGAGGAGCTCTGTGGAATGCCCTGGGCAGGAGGGGAGTCGGGCCCCTTGGCCTCTCCTGGCAGAACCACTCCCCGAAGCAGAATCCAGGAGTGCCGGAGTCTGCTAA
- the PLCD3 gene encoding 1-phosphatidylinositol 4,5-bisphosphate phosphodiesterase delta-3 isoform X5, with product MAGVSASLHGLTDDEDIKVMLKGSFLWKIKSRRRKTERFYRLQEDGLTILSESCFKRARSKQIFPIMQVDGVREGYQSEGLRKHGSFFPETQCLTIVFKGRRKNLDLAAQSEEEAKRWAQGLKKLMAKVEAMSQQEKLDHWIHDILHRADKNKDNKMTFKEIKDMLKMINIDMNDIYAYQLFQECDKSSNDRLEEHEIEEFCTLLMKRPELEELFHRYSGQDCVLSAKELGAFLQDQGEDADLAHAHTIIQTYELSEKAKQHNRMMLDGFMMYLLSAAGDILNQEHTDVYQDMSQPLCHYFISTSHNTYLTDNQIGGASSTEAYIRAFMEGCRCVELDCWEGSNGEPVIYHGHTLTSKILFRDVIEIIRDYAFKHSSYPVILSLENHCGLEQQVTMVQHMKAILGDMLLTQMLDGQVPKELPSPEQLKGKILVKGKKLPDLVCDPENMSFLSDNNEEEEEEEEEERVLRKDRRRSSHLLQEIRPLQAKDTAQISQELSDLVVYCQAVPFQSLERALRSKQACQMSSFSERKARKLIKESGNGLVRYNTRQLSRIYPLGLKMNSSNYNPQEMWNAGCQLVALNFQTPGCEMDLNHGRFLVNGRCGYVLKPSFLRSRQTSFDPESGRGPGHRATLLLVKVITAQQLPKLNNKKSSIVDPFVRVEIHGVRADCSSKQTEYKLNNGEWATDPTPWHHVILGLGPGQAKQRRPGLPLAGSPARTAGMLQAAEQGSAGGALVSTPRSSVECPGQEGSRAPWPLLAEPLPEAESRSAGVC from the exons GCCTGACAGATGATGAAGACATCAAGGTGATGCTGAAGGGCTCCTTTCTCTGGAAGATCAAGTCACGCAGACGGAAGACGGAGCGGTTCTACCGCTTGCAGGAGGACGGCTTGACCATCTTGTCTGAGAGCTGCTTTAAACGGGCTCGCTCCAAGCAGATCT TCCCCATCATGCAGGTGGACGGCGTGCGGGAGGGCTACCAGTCCGAGGGGCTCCGCAAGCACGGCAGTTTCTTCCCGGAGACCCAGTGCCTCACCATCGTCTTCAAGGGCCGGCGGAAGAACCTGGATCTGGCTGCCCAGAGTGAGGAGGAGGCGAAGAGGTGGGCCCAGGGGCTGAAGAAGCTGATGGCCAAGGTGGAAGCCATGAGCCAGCAAGAGAAGCTTGATCA CTGGATCCATGACATCCTGCACCGAGCCGACAAGAACAAGGACAACAAGATGACCTTCAAGGAGATCAAGGACATGCTGAAGATGATCAATATCGACATGAATGACATCTACGCCTACCAGCTCTTCCAG gaGTGCGATAAGTCCAGCAACGACCGGCTGGAGGAGCACGAGATCGAGGAGTTCTGCACCCTGCTGATGAAGCGGCCCGAGCTGGAGGAACTGTTCCACCGCTACTCGGGGCAGGACTGCGTGCTGTCGGCCAAGGAGCTGGGGGCGTTCCTGCAGGACCAGGGCGAGGATGCTGACCTGGCGCATGCCCACACCATCATCCAGACCTATGAGCTCAGCGAGAAAG CCAAACAGCACAACCGCATGATGCTGGACGGGTTCATGATGTACCTGCTGTCTGCGGCTGGTGACATCCTGAACCAGGAGCACACCGACGTCTACCAGGACATGAGCCAGCCCCTCTGCCATTACTTCATCTCCACCTCCCACAACACCTACCTGACCGACAATCAGATCGGGGGGGCCAGCAGCACGGAAGCCTACATCAG GGCGTTCATGGAGGGCTGCCGCTGTGTGGAGCTGGACTGCTGGGAGGGCTCCAACGGGGAGCCTGTCATCTACCACGGCCACACCCTGACCTCTAAGATCCTCTTCAGGGATGTCATCGAGATCATCCGGGACTATGCCTTCAAG cacTCCTCGTACCCCGTGATCCTGTCCCTGGAGAATCACTGCGGGCTGGAGCAGCAGGTGACCATGGTTCAGCACATGAAGGCAATCTTGGGAGACATGCTGCTGACCCAGATGCTGGATGGGCAGGTCCCCAAGGAGCTCCCGTCACCAGAG CAACTGAAAGGGAAGATCCTGGTGAAAGGGAAGAAGCTGCCGGACCTGGTGTGTGACCCCGAGAACATGAGCTTCCTCTCCGACAacaacgaggaggaggaggaagaggaggaagaggagcgggTGCTGCGCAAAGACCGCAGGAGG TCGTCCCATTTGCTGCAGGAGATCAGGCCACTCCAG GCGAAGGACACTGCGCAGATCTCCCAGGAGCTCTCCGACCTGGTGGTGTACTGCCAGGCCGtccccttccagagcctggaGCGTGCACTCAGGAGCAAGCAGGCCTGCCAGATGTCCTCCTTCAGCGAGAGGAAGGCCAGGAAGCTCATCAAGGAGTCAG GGAATGGCCTGGTCCGGTACAACACCCGACAGCTGAGCCGCATCTACCCCTTGGGGCTGAAGATGAACTCTTCAAACTACAACCCCCAGGAGATGTGGAACGCCGGCTGCCAGCTAG TGGCTCTCAACTTCCAGACCCCCGGCTGCGAGATGGATCTGAACCACGGGCGGTTCCTGGTGAACGGGCGCTGTGGCTACGTGCTCAAGCCCAGCTTCCTGCGGAGCCGCCAGACCTCCTTTGACCCCGAGAGCGGGCGAGGGCCTGGCCACAGAGCCACCCTGCTGCTGGTCAAG GTGATCACAGCCCAGCAGCTCCCCAAGCTGAACAACAAGAAGAGCTCCATCGTGGACCCCTTCGTGCGCGTGGAGATCCACGGCGTCCGAGCCGACTGCAGCAGTAAACAGACCGAGTACAAGCTCAACAATGGTGAGTGGGCCACAGACCCCACCCCATGGCACCATGTGATTTtggggctggggcctggccaAGCTAAGCAGAGGAGACCCGGTCTGCCACTGGCTGGGAGCCCTGCCAGGACAGCTGGAAtgctgcaggcagcagagcagggctcagcagggggcgctcttgTCAGCACCCCGAGGAGCTCTGTGGAATGCCCTGGGCAGGAGGGGAGTCGGGCCCCTTGGCCTCTCCTGGCAGAACCACTCCCCGAAGCAGAATCCAGGAGTGCCGGAGTCTGCTAA
- the PLCD3 gene encoding 1-phosphatidylinositol 4,5-bisphosphate phosphodiesterase delta-3 isoform X3: MCRINTEPVFRQEALSVFGQREMVSGLTDDEDIKVMLKGSFLWKIKSRRRKTERFYRLQEDGLTILSESCFKRARSKQIFPIMQVDGVREGYQSEGLRKHGSFFPETQCLTIVFKGRRKNLDLAAQSEEEAKRWAQGLKKLMAKVEAMSQQEKLDHWIHDILHRADKNKDNKMTFKEIKDMLKMINIDMNDIYAYQLFQECDKSSNDRLEEHEIEEFCTLLMKRPELEELFHRYSGQDCVLSAKELGAFLQDQGEDADLAHAHTIIQTYELSEKAKQHNRMMLDGFMMYLLSAAGDILNQEHTDVYQDMSQPLCHYFISTSHNTYLTDNQIGGASSTEAYIRAFMEGCRCVELDCWEGSNGEPVIYHGHTLTSKILFRDVIEIIRDYAFKHSSYPVILSLENHCGLEQQVTMVQHMKAILGDMLLTQMLDGQVPKELPSPEQLKGKILVKGKKLPDLVCDPENMSFLSDNNEEEEEEEEEERVLRKDRRRSSHLLQEIRPLQAKDTAQISQELSDLVVYCQAVPFQSLERALRSKQACQMSSFSERKARKLIKESGNGLVRYNTRQLSRIYPLGLKMNSSNYNPQEMWNAGCQLVALNFQTPGCEMDLNHGRFLVNGRCGYVLKPSFLRSRQTSFDPESGRGPGHRATLLLVKVITAQQLPKLNNKKSSIVDPFVRVEIHGVRADCSSKQTEYKLNNGEWATDPTPWHHVILGLGPGQAKQRRPGLPLAGSPARTAGMLQAAEQGSAGGALVSTPRSSVECPGQEGSRAPWPLLAEPLPEAESRSAGVC, from the exons GCCTGACAGATGATGAAGACATCAAGGTGATGCTGAAGGGCTCCTTTCTCTGGAAGATCAAGTCACGCAGACGGAAGACGGAGCGGTTCTACCGCTTGCAGGAGGACGGCTTGACCATCTTGTCTGAGAGCTGCTTTAAACGGGCTCGCTCCAAGCAGATCT TCCCCATCATGCAGGTGGACGGCGTGCGGGAGGGCTACCAGTCCGAGGGGCTCCGCAAGCACGGCAGTTTCTTCCCGGAGACCCAGTGCCTCACCATCGTCTTCAAGGGCCGGCGGAAGAACCTGGATCTGGCTGCCCAGAGTGAGGAGGAGGCGAAGAGGTGGGCCCAGGGGCTGAAGAAGCTGATGGCCAAGGTGGAAGCCATGAGCCAGCAAGAGAAGCTTGATCA CTGGATCCATGACATCCTGCACCGAGCCGACAAGAACAAGGACAACAAGATGACCTTCAAGGAGATCAAGGACATGCTGAAGATGATCAATATCGACATGAATGACATCTACGCCTACCAGCTCTTCCAG gaGTGCGATAAGTCCAGCAACGACCGGCTGGAGGAGCACGAGATCGAGGAGTTCTGCACCCTGCTGATGAAGCGGCCCGAGCTGGAGGAACTGTTCCACCGCTACTCGGGGCAGGACTGCGTGCTGTCGGCCAAGGAGCTGGGGGCGTTCCTGCAGGACCAGGGCGAGGATGCTGACCTGGCGCATGCCCACACCATCATCCAGACCTATGAGCTCAGCGAGAAAG CCAAACAGCACAACCGCATGATGCTGGACGGGTTCATGATGTACCTGCTGTCTGCGGCTGGTGACATCCTGAACCAGGAGCACACCGACGTCTACCAGGACATGAGCCAGCCCCTCTGCCATTACTTCATCTCCACCTCCCACAACACCTACCTGACCGACAATCAGATCGGGGGGGCCAGCAGCACGGAAGCCTACATCAG GGCGTTCATGGAGGGCTGCCGCTGTGTGGAGCTGGACTGCTGGGAGGGCTCCAACGGGGAGCCTGTCATCTACCACGGCCACACCCTGACCTCTAAGATCCTCTTCAGGGATGTCATCGAGATCATCCGGGACTATGCCTTCAAG cacTCCTCGTACCCCGTGATCCTGTCCCTGGAGAATCACTGCGGGCTGGAGCAGCAGGTGACCATGGTTCAGCACATGAAGGCAATCTTGGGAGACATGCTGCTGACCCAGATGCTGGATGGGCAGGTCCCCAAGGAGCTCCCGTCACCAGAG CAACTGAAAGGGAAGATCCTGGTGAAAGGGAAGAAGCTGCCGGACCTGGTGTGTGACCCCGAGAACATGAGCTTCCTCTCCGACAacaacgaggaggaggaggaagaggaggaagaggagcgggTGCTGCGCAAAGACCGCAGGAGG TCGTCCCATTTGCTGCAGGAGATCAGGCCACTCCAG GCGAAGGACACTGCGCAGATCTCCCAGGAGCTCTCCGACCTGGTGGTGTACTGCCAGGCCGtccccttccagagcctggaGCGTGCACTCAGGAGCAAGCAGGCCTGCCAGATGTCCTCCTTCAGCGAGAGGAAGGCCAGGAAGCTCATCAAGGAGTCAG GGAATGGCCTGGTCCGGTACAACACCCGACAGCTGAGCCGCATCTACCCCTTGGGGCTGAAGATGAACTCTTCAAACTACAACCCCCAGGAGATGTGGAACGCCGGCTGCCAGCTAG TGGCTCTCAACTTCCAGACCCCCGGCTGCGAGATGGATCTGAACCACGGGCGGTTCCTGGTGAACGGGCGCTGTGGCTACGTGCTCAAGCCCAGCTTCCTGCGGAGCCGCCAGACCTCCTTTGACCCCGAGAGCGGGCGAGGGCCTGGCCACAGAGCCACCCTGCTGCTGGTCAAG GTGATCACAGCCCAGCAGCTCCCCAAGCTGAACAACAAGAAGAGCTCCATCGTGGACCCCTTCGTGCGCGTGGAGATCCACGGCGTCCGAGCCGACTGCAGCAGTAAACAGACCGAGTACAAGCTCAACAATGGTGAGTGGGCCACAGACCCCACCCCATGGCACCATGTGATTTtggggctggggcctggccaAGCTAAGCAGAGGAGACCCGGTCTGCCACTGGCTGGGAGCCCTGCCAGGACAGCTGGAAtgctgcaggcagcagagcagggctcagcagggggcgctcttgTCAGCACCCCGAGGAGCTCTGTGGAATGCCCTGGGCAGGAGGGGAGTCGGGCCCCTTGGCCTCTCCTGGCAGAACCACTCCCCGAAGCAGAATCCAGGAGTGCCGGAGTCTGCTAA